One window of the Balaenoptera ricei isolate mBalRic1 chromosome X, mBalRic1.hap2, whole genome shotgun sequence genome contains the following:
- the GPR119 gene encoding glucose-dependent insulinotropic receptor, with amino-acid sequence MESSFSFGVTLAILASLIIAANALVAMAVLSLIHKNDGVSLCFTLNLAVADTSLGLAISGLVTDQLSSPARPTQKTLCSLRMAFVTSSAAASVLTVMLIAFDRYLAIKQPLRYFQIMNGLMAGACIAGLWLVSYLIGFLPLGVRVFQQTAYKGPCSFFAVFHPRFVLTLSCVGFFPALLLFVFFYCDILKIASTHSQQIRKTENAGAPAGVHRPPRTPSDFKAVRTVAVLIGSFTLSWTPFFITSIVQVACQECHLYPVLERYLWLLGVGNSLLNPLIYAYWQKEIRQQFSQMALGMKKGLAAFLLLLSARDGGPQGPRESARHITTISHSELDG; translated from the coding sequence ATGGAGTCGTCTTTCTCATTTGGAGTGACCCTTGCTATCCTGGCCTCCCTCATTATTGCTGCTAATGCCCTAGTGGCCATGGCTGTGCTGTCGTTGATCCACAAGAATGATGGTGTCAGTCTCTGCTTCACCTTGAATCTGGCTGTGGCTGACACCTCCCTTGGCCTGGCCATCTCTGGCCTAGTCACAGACCAGCTCTCCAGCCCGGCTCGGCCCACACAGAAGACCCTGTGCAGCCTTCGGATGGCATTTGTCACTTCTTCTGCAGCTGCCTCTGTCCTCACGGTCATGCTGATTGCCTTTGACAGGTACCTTGCCATCAAGCAGCCCCTCCGCTATTTCCAGATCATGAATGGGCTCATGGCCGGGGCCTGCATTGCCGGGCTGTGGTTGGTGTCTTACCTCATTGGCTTCCTCCCACTCGGGGTCCGCGTATTCCAGCAGACCGCCTACAAGGGGCCCTGCAGCTTCTTCGCTGTGTTTCACCCACGCTTCGTGCTGACCCTCTCCTGCGTTGGCTTCTTCCCAGCCCTGCTCCTCTTTGTCTTCTTCTACTGTGACATACTCAAGATTGCTTCCACGCACAGCCAGCAGATCCGCAAGACAGAGAATGCGGGAGCCCCGGCCGGGGTTCACCGGCCCCCACGGACCCCCAGTGACTTCAAGGCTGTCCGCACTGTGGCCGTTCTCATTGGCAGCTTCACTCTGTCCTGGACCCCGTTCTTTATCACTAGTATTGTGCAGGTGGCCTGCCAGGAGTGCCACCTCTACCCAGTGCTGGAACGGTACCTGTGGCTGCTTGGTGTGGGCAACTCCCTGCTCAACCCACTCATCTATGCCTATTGGCAGAAGGAGATACGACAACAGTTCTCCCAGATGGCCCTGGGAATGAAGAAGGGGCTCGCCgcattcctcctccttctctcggCCAGGGATGGTGGCCCACAGGGGCCCAGGGAAAGTGCCCGTCACATCACCACCATCTCCCACTCAGAGCTTGATGGCTAA